Proteins encoded together in one Chryseobacterium sp. G0201 window:
- a CDS encoding YraN family protein: MANHNDLGKKAEDLAVEFLQKNGYKILIRNFRYQKAEIDIITEKDSLIVVVEVKARSTDAFMLPQEAVNKRKISLIVSATNHYLEEFNKNQEVRFDIISVLPDEKGRLVIEHIIDAFEAFDAN; encoded by the coding sequence ATGGCAAACCATAACGACCTCGGGAAAAAAGCAGAAGACCTAGCTGTAGAATTTCTACAAAAGAACGGCTACAAAATTTTAATAAGAAACTTTCGTTATCAAAAAGCAGAGATTGATATTATCACCGAAAAAGATAGTTTAATAGTTGTTGTCGAAGTAAAAGCTCGTTCAACAGATGCTTTTATGCTGCCTCAAGAAGCCGTTAATAAAAGAAAAATATCATTAATAGTTTCGGCTACGAATCATTATTTAGAAGAGTTTAATAAAAATCAGGAAGTAAGATTTGATATCATTTCAGTTCTTCCCGATGAAAAAGGAAGACTGGTTATAGAGCATATAATAGATGCTTTTGAGGCATTTGATGCTAATTAG